Within the Salmo salar chromosome ssa12, Ssal_v3.1, whole genome shotgun sequence genome, the region ATTCCCGTTCTTCGATCCGGCCCAGCCATCCACGTGAGGGGCGCATGGTCCGTAACTAATGCGAACCTCCGACCCAGTAGGTAGTACCGGAGATAATCGAGGGCCCACTTAATGGCTAGGGCCTCTTTCTCTACGGTAGCATATCTCTGTTCCCGATCGCTGAGCTTTCTACTTATAAAGAAAATCGGCCTCTCTGCTTCGCCTTCACCCTGAGCTAGTACGGCCCTGAGCCCCGTATCCGAGGCGTCTACCTGTACAATTAACTCTTGTGAgaagtccggagcctgtaggacgGGATCAGAACACAGGCCCTCTTTTAGCAATTGAAAGGCCTCCTCCGCCTCATCTTTCCACTCTACCTGGTTTGGCAAGTTTTTCTTGATGAGGTTTGTGGGGGTTGGCAATGGTTGCATATCCAGGGATAAAACGGCGATAATATCCCGTTATCCCTAAGAAGGCCCGAACGTCCAGCTTGGTCTGGGGTCGAGGCCAGTCCCGAATTGCACTGGTCTTCTCTGCCTGTGGGTGTATTTTCCCATTCCCCACGGTGTACCCCAGGTATTCCGCTTCGGACAGACCCAGGCAGCATTTTTTGGGATTGGCCGTCATATAGGTCCACTGATGGAACTTTACAGCTCTATCTCTGGCAGTCAGTTGGTACCGGGACAGGATCTCAGTTTTTAGTCGCCCATAGTCCGCAGCTTCGCGGGAATCCAGGTCAAAATAGGCTTCCTGGGCCACCCCGATCAAAAGAGGGGCTAATGCGCTCGCCCATTCTGTGGGCGGCCACTCTTCCAAGGTGGCCGTCCTTTCGAAGGTCATGAGGAAGGCCTCGATATCATCCTCCTTGGAGAGACGAGGTAAGATGGCATGAGCAGCCGCTCTAGGCTTCACTCTAGGTTCTTCTCGCCCACTCAGCTGTCGTTGCAGGAGTTCTATGGTTGTCTGCTGTGCCGTGATCAACTGTTGTAGTAGGGCGTTGTCCATCATTCTTGAATAGTTCCTCTGTGTCTACTGGAAGAATCTTGATTTACTCACTTATCCTTGTGTCACTCGTCCACCTAGTGCCCACATTCTCCACCAATGTGAGCGGACCAAGTCATTTGGTGTCACTCTAAAGTGgaataaaggtggaataaacgagtccagagtaggttttcttgattcaacacagttctctattgagggatttctgacaatacaaacactccaacacagtcaatgagaatctccaaaggaacaacatACATCTTCTTTAGATGACACAGGATCACATTACGATTATCTTCAAACTATAACAACAATCACATATTCGTCACTGTCTTAATTGGTCTTCTTGGATAGCACCTCTCTCTCCGTAGCCATTCTCCAGAGATAGTTTATCTTCCCCCCTTCTTGctggttccctcctctctcttcttgggctactatccgtgagcccagcctgccctctggtggtccttccacaaCAGCTAatattgtttctttttgaccatttaccgtaatttccggactattgagcgcacctgaatataagccgcacccactgaattttaaaaaatatatcttattttgaacataaataagccgcacatgtctataagccgcaggtgcctaccggtacattgaaacaaattaactttacacaggctttaacgaaacacggcttgtaacaaaaataaataggctttaacgaaacacggcttgtaacaaaaataaatacgctttaacgaagcacggcttgtaacaaaaataaataggctttaacgaaacacggcttgtaacaaaaaaaataaaaaatttgcagtaaacagtagcctaccaagaaagtcattggtcactatcttcctcctcctgtgcactgaaaccactgaagtcatctccttcggtgtcggagttgaatagcctcagaattgcttcatccgatattggatcgttgtcgtcattgtcgctctcgtcactgtttgaccttaacccgttcggcaatttcattggtctaatgaaagcttcatgccgccaaaaaacagagcacgtcacagaatgtgtttttttggagaaataaaaattgaaagcgggaaaaatccatatattagccgcgtcattgtttaagccgcgaggttcaaagcgtgggaaaaaagttgcggcttatagtccggaatttacggtaatggaaaactattacagtaaggtacatGTACATAATTGTTAACCAggaattatttgatattgagatttttaaaaaacagatgcattgggcctttaaataATCAGGCGAATTACTCCTGAACAGAGTTCCAATTCAataattttgttgtttttgtttgtttgtctctcaACAGCTTTTTGCCATTTTTGCATTTGCGACATGTGGAGGCTACAGTGGACAGCTGCGGGTTAGTGTTGACTGTCAGCTTGACAAGGCCAGCAGCAACCTCAGTATTGGCATCGATTTTGCCTATCCTTTTAGGTAAGACACTTTCTAGTAACATTTAAGACACATAATAGTAATGCAACTCGAGGACCAATACGAGCACATTTGGTTTAGAGgtattttttctcaatttccagcGCGGCCCTTTGAATTTTTAATGAACCCAAAGAGAATAGGAGCCATCTCCAACTCTGTTGCACCTCATTCAAATTCCTTTGCTGTCTACATCCACGCTTTAGTTAGACTTTAGTTGTTTTTATGCCTTTGTATTTCAAGCTATATTCTAGGACGTGTTTGCAGTTCCAATTCCAAGTGTCCTTAGTTCTATGCCTTGGTGTGTTGATACCATGATTTTAATATTTAGTTGCATGATTTGTATGTAGTTTGTATGTagtttctgtgtgtatgtgtgtgcgtgcacgcgtGGGCGTTTCAACACCAGCCTAGCGGGATAATATTTGAGACAATTTCAGATGTAATTTCTAACACCATATGCAAGATTTAGTCTAGCCAATTAAGATCCATCTGTGTGGCACTCTGAAAGCTATTATGCAGCCAAACAAAGTGATAGTGATTAGCACCAGACAAGATGTCTAAAATGCTTTCAGTGGTAGCTTTGCTAATATTCACTCGAGACACACAAAATAAGATCATCAGCAGTCTGTTGATGTCTTTTAACAGACTTAATCTCTCTATTGTTTAAAGAGTGGCTACAGGTGTTTTAGACTCCTCTTTTCTCCACTCTGTGGCAGGTTGCACCAGGTGTCCTTTGAGGCTCCGCTGTgtgatgggaggaggagggagagtctCTTCCTCATTGGGGACTACTCTTCCTCAGCTGAGTTCTTCGTCACCATTGCTGTGTTCGCCTTCCTCTACTCCCTCATGGCCACCATAGTCTACATCTTCTTCCAGAACAAGTACCACGAGAACAATCGAGGCCCTCTCATCGTGAGCTGCTCACCTTTTCCGTGTTCAAACCTCCACTGATTATATTTCCTTTTGAATAAGATAGTATGCTATGTGTTTGTACTGCTTCCATGCTGCAATATATTTAGTATACTGTACCCAGTCCCTGCACCTTTCACATCTGCTGGTTGTGCAAACAGTAACTTGATCACTATTCAGTAAcatgtccccctcccctctcaggACTTCATAGTGACCGTGGTGTTCGCCTTCATGTGGCTGGTCAGTTCTTCGGCCTGGGCTCAGGCCTTGTCAGACGTCAAGGTGGCCACAGATCCAGATGAGGTGCAGGAGCTCATGTCTGCCTGTAAGGTCATGACCAACAAGTGTGGCTCAGTGCAAGGACCCCGCTGGTCAGGCCTTAACACCTCTGTGGTATGACAGACTGTgaaccacacactaccacactgcaccacaacacacacaccacatgtatggtttgttttgttgtgatatactctgtctctctccaggtgttTGGCTTCCTAAACTTCGTCCTGTGGGCAGGAAACATCTGGTTTGTTTTCAAGGAGACTGGCTGGCATAAGGGAGGACCTGCTCGGTACGCTGGAGCACCGCCCGAAAAACAGGCCGCGACCTTCAGCCAGCAGCAGCCCTACAACCAGGGCAGCTTCGACCAGTCAGGAGGCTACAGCGGCCAGGGAGACCGGGAGCAGGCATCAGAATACAGTCCTGTGGGCGAACCCACCTCCTACTCCAATCAGATGTAGCCTTGCGGTCTGATTGGCACATCAGTGTTCTATAAGGGCAAATTCAATCAGGGGTTAAGGAAGGAAGGGGTTGAAATGAGGGAGGGGGCATGAGGGTCTAGCTCAGTTTGATCCTCTGATGCATCACGTTGTTGGTGTCCTGTTTGTGCAAAACATAAAAAATGTGTCCAAATGACCTACATGCAGTTCTTAGGTAAAAATATTCTGGTGCCAGAAAAGGTAAGTTGTCGATTGATACAGTTCCACGCGTTGTATTTTGAAGTATTGTACAAAGTCTAGAATTTGGTTACGTTTTTAGATGTTGTTTTCGTGAATGTTGTATTGCCTGTGGCTTTTTCAAACTGGTTTGTATGGTCGTGGAAGAGAAATGTGGTCTACAATTGTATAATTATTGAAGTTTCCTATATAGTCTTGACAAAGTGCATGAAGTTGTGCTATGTGTTTCTATGCGTGTAAAGTACTCATATTTCTTTTAATgacaacacttaaacaaaaatgacagccaacagttccgtcaggtacatgaacaaaacggaaaacaactacccacaaaacccacaggaaaaacaggctgcctaagtatggttcctaatcagagacaacgatagacagctgcctctggttaggaaccatactcgtcccaacacaaagaaatacaaaacatagaaactgaacatagaaatacaaaaacagacaaacaccccctgtcatgccctgacctactctaccatagaaaataacaacttactatggtcaggacgtgacaatactctatataatgtttttttttattttttttatgaaatcCTACATTTTAAAATAACCAGAATCATCATAACAATATTATTAAATCATAACACTAtataaatgtgtttttattttttatatttagaATGATTATTTAAATTGTATCAAGTTTCATTTCACTGCACTAAGGAAGAATTGTTCGCTGTCTGCCATATAACCTTTCATTACACAAGATGCCCTTGATCATAAATGGGTTTTATGTATTGATTTGTGGGGAGTTTTTGATGTTGGTGTTAACAATTTTAAATGGGAAAAGTGTTTGTACCCGCTCTGTTTACAAATGGTCGCTCTTGATTCAGCTAGCTAGGCCCCAGTGAAAAAGGGCCAGAAGAACTTAGTTGCAAAACAGTGAGCTCAGCCAAGCTTgtctgtataaccattcctgaaCACCCTCCATTTTATCTGTCATGTTTTCTCTGTCTTGAATTCTATAAACAAAGTAATTCAGGTTTGTACAACTTTTTGAAAGTTTGTGCAATGAATAAAAATAAGTCTAATGAGACGATGTccgatattgatgatgataatgaATTAACCATGTGTCTTGAGCGTCAAAGCATGTGGTAACAAAAAAAACGTTCATGTATGTACTTGCTCTTCTGTCCGTGTAACATTATAATTTGAAAACCATTTACCAGTATTTGTAATCTGTTTATGATTACTGAGGGTGGAGGATATTTTACAAGCATTTTGAATAATGCTAATAAAGATGTTGGACAAATCCATATTCATGgtatattctctttctctctaacagATGTTTGCACAAGGAGTGTCTTAGGGGACATGGGTAGACAGCCTGGCCCATTAGGGATACTGGCCTAACTCCAGCACAGAGGTACTTGAGGTACCTGATtcaccccttaccctgccccgACCCAATGCCCCAGGTAGAGCACCACCTTTAAACACACCTCGGCTTGGTTACCATAGGGATGGGAGGATGGGCAATGAACGTCTGTCAGATGGTTGAGCAGAAACAGCATTTcccagagagaggcaggcagttaAGTCTGTGGCCCTTTGTTTACCATTACCAGAGTGAAGGAATTCTACTAGCAAACAAACAACCTAATCCAAGACTTTGTGTCTCAATAAAGAAAATGATCAGTGTCCAGTAAACCTGAATCAGCAGACAGGAATCCCTGGGTAATGAGTCCAGCAGTCATTTGTCCCCAAGCTTTGGAATGAAAGGTATCTGGCTGAATGTATTAGTTTAACTTGGGAATCTAACGATGAGCATCTGACCTGACAACAGAGATTCCTTATTGCTATTCTCAGGGAACAGCACTTCCGTATTTAAGATTATCCAATCTGGAGCTCAGATTGACTATTACTTTGCCCCTAACAAACAGCACCTAAGCGGGCTTGGTCACAGTAAGGCTAATGTTTGCCTAAGAACACCTGTTGCCAAGTGACCTGTTCTACACTAAAGCTTCCTGTTAATTCGGGTGGTTCAACATTAAACCAAAGAACACAAGTAAAATAGGATTTCAAACATTAGTCAATACAGCTTCCAAGGTGTCAAACAGGTATGTGAACCTATTGTACCATTACATGTTAACCTTTCTATACCAGTGTCCAAGTCGGACTATGTGGGAGTGTGCCATTGCTATCAGTTTGATGAGTACTATTTGTTCCTGGTTCTTTGAAACAGGGTTAAAGTGTCCAAACAGCTGTCCTCCATTGAAGGTAGGTACAGTATGGTCGCTGCCTCGTTGTCACTCAGCTACTGTAAGCTTATGTGTTTTTATTGCTGCATCTGAAATCAAACAATTGTTTGAttgggggtctctctctctgtgctgctcTTTTTACAGCTCTGCCGGGTCAACAGAGGAGTGGTCATGGAGATGTTACTCACCAAGTTTCAGGCTTTTACCAGGGCAAGAGAAGTTACTCACAGTTTCAGGCTTTTACCAGGGTAATTACACttaacacaaatataaacacaacatgtaaagtgttggtctcatgtttcatgagttgaaatgaaaatccctgaaattttccatacgcacaaaaatcgtatggaaaatgtctctcaaatgttgtgcacacatttgattgcatccctgttagtgagcatttctcttttgccaaggtAATGtgtccacctgacagatgtggcatatcaagaagctgattaaacagcatgatcattacacaggtgcaccttgttctggggacaataaaaggacattctaaaatgtgcagttttgtcacacaacacaatggcacagatgtctcaagttttgagggagcgtgcaattggcatgctgactgcaggaatgcccaccagagctgttggcagagaatttcatgttaatttatccaccataagccgcctccaatgtcgttttacagaatttggcagtaagtgcaaccggcctcacaactgcagtccACGTGCATGGTGTCGTGTGGGTGTCGTTTGCTGATGTtgatgttgtgaacagagtgccccatggtggaatttgggttatggtatgagcaggcataaactacggacaacgaacacaattgatttttattgatggcaatttgaatgcacagaaatatcgtgacgagatcctgaggtccattgtgaggcccataTCTTTTAATGTATCTGTAACCAACAaaggcatatctgtattcccagtcataagaaatccatagattaaggcctaatttatttatttcagttgactgatttcctcatatgaaatgtaactcagtaaaatcgttgaaattgttacatgttgcgttaaGAAATTGAATGGTACGAATATGAAATGAAGGAAGAAAAGCTTTCCCAAAGAGAATGTGTCTGGAGAAATTCAAGAAACTGGTAAAAGCACTTTAGTGCAGTGAGAGTGAAGGGCTGTAGTCATGTGCCCTCTGTTTTCTTACCCTGGTAAAAGCCTGAAACTGTGAGTAACTTCTCTTACCCCGGTAAAAGCCTGAAACTGTGAGTAACTTATCTTACCCCGGTAAAAGCCTGAAACTGTGAGTAACTTATCTTACCCTGGTAAAAGCCTGAAACTGTGTGAGtacatctatactgaacaaaaatattgacTCAAAAGAATGTGACTCCAGTTGAGCACCTGTATTTTGTCATCAGTTCAGACTACTTTACTAAGTCTTAGGTCCATTCTAGCATGGCCATCGAGTGACTACCCTctgaccaccatcatcatcaaggCATCAGAGTGCCCTGCTGTGGTTGTGGAGGTGCACTGCATCTCTGGAGTTTTTTGGGGAGGGAAAAGGGCACACTGAGCTAGTAGCATGGCCTTCCTGACTAAATGCAGTGTGGTGCTGTATCTGTGCTTGTCTCCCTGCTCCAATAGGTTGTGGCCATTAAGAACAGGACCAATGCACACCAGCCAAGAGGCCTTAACTCCTCTCTGCAGTCTCTTCTCTCCATCACACAAGACTGATGTCTCTCTCTGGATATCACTCTTTTATCCCAACACACCCTGACATCCGAGATTATGAATAGAATATGTATAGAATAGAACATGTATATTCTCAGATGTCAGGGTGTGTCTGTTTCAGGGTAAAATAATTATATCCAGAGAGACATCTGCGACAGTGTAAACACTGTAATGACTGGACAGAAACGTTGCAAATCATATAGGCCTAATCTCCTAAATTCACTCAAGGAACATATTTGATTTATTTACGACAGAGGGGGTTCCAGCATGTTCAATAATGTTAGCATTTTGTCATCTCTTGCACAGTCAAGAGTTGAGGCCAAAGTACAAGAGATTGATGATGAACTGGAGAAAGATAGGGAAAGGAGGATAGCACTCAAAGACTTTCTGCTCCTCATCATCAGCCTGTCTGTCACTTCAGATCTGCTGCCAGAGATCCGGACAGCTACACTGTAGCCTAGGTTACTACAcaaccaactctataagcaaCATACAGTATTTGCTCAATAGGTCCAAGACAGGCAAACCTCAAAATAAATGAAGATACAATGACAAAAGACTGCATTTTATGGAGCACTATGCTGCTTTACACAACAGAGACAAGACAGTGATATGCAGTCAGTTGACTGAGTGTGGTGCACGCACTAGTAAATTATGCTCCATCTCTATAGCTCATTAACTTGGCAATGTTCTTTCCTTAGAAGACACGGCATCTCAGTCAATCTCCAGGCAGCAGGGTGCTCCCATTGGGCTATACAGTGTGACTCAATGGAACTGTCTTATAATGATATCAAGTGAAACAAATAgccacactctccccctctcttactcATCAGAAACAAATGCTATTCTAACGCTATTCAGGGAGAATAATGATATTCAGTgccatatatactgaacaaaaatataaacgcaacatgtaacaatttcaaagattttactgagttacatttcatagaaggaaatcagtcaatttacatatattcattaggccataatctatagACCccaccacttgggagccaggtccacccactgtggagccaggcccagccaatcagaatgagtttttccccacaaaaggactttattacagacaaaaatactcctcagcacccctcctcccccccctcagATCCTGCAGGTGAATAAGCGGGATGTGGATGTCCTGGGATGGCGTGggtacacatggtctgcggctgtgaggccggttggacgtactgccaaattctctaaaacgacgatgGTAGAGAAACAAACgttcagttctctggcaacagctctgttggacattcctgcagtcagcatgccaattgcattctccctcaaaacttgagatatctgtggcgttgtgtgacaagactgcacattttagtgatcttttattgtccccagcacaaggtgcacctgtgtaatgatcatgctgtttaatattCCACACCtgaggtggatagattatcttgacaaatgagaaatgctcacgaacagggatgttaacatatttgtgcacaacatttgaaagaCAAGCTTTTTGGGTGTATAAAACATTTCTGAGATCTATTAttgcagctcatgaaacatgggaccaacactttacaaattgcgttcatatttttgttcagtatacagtcgtggccaaaagttttgagaatgacacaaatattacatttcacaaagtctgctgcctcagtttgtatgatggcaatttgcatatactccagaatgttatgaagagtgatcagatgaattgcaattaattgcaaagtccctctttgccatgcaaatgaactgaatccccctaaaatatttccactgcatttcagccctgccacaaaaggaccagctgacatcatgtcagtgattctctctttaacacaggtgtgagtgttgacgaggacaaggctggagatcactctgtcatgctgattgagttcgaataacagactggaagcttcaaaaggagggtggtgcttggaatcattgttcttcctctgttaatcatggttacctgcaaggaaacacgtgctgtcatcattgctatGCACAAAAAGggtttcacaggcaaggatattgctgccagtaagattgcacctaaatcaaccatttatcggatcatcaagaacttcaaggagagtggttcaattgttgtgaagaaggcttcagggcgccaagaatgtccagcaagtgccaggactgtctcctaaagttgattcagctgcgggatcggggcaccaccagtacagagcttgctcaggaatggcagcaggcaggtgtgagtgcatctgcacgcacagtgaggtgaagacttttggaggatggcctggtgtcaagaagggcagcaaagaagccacttctctccaggaaaaacatcagggacagactgatattctgcaaaaggtacagggattggactgctgaggactgggataAAGTCATtatctctgatgaatcccctttccgattgtttggggcatccggaaaaggagaagacaaggtgagctctaccatcagtcctgtgtcatgccaacagtaaagcatcctgagaccattcatgtgtggggttgcttttcagccaagggagtgggctcactcacaattttgcctaagaacacagccatgaataaagaatggtaccaacacatcctccgagagcaacttctcccaaccatccagaaacagtttggtgacgaacaatgccttttccagcatgatggagcaccttgccataaggcaaaagtgataactaagtggcttggggaacaaaacatcgatattttgggtccatggccaggaaactccccagaccttaatcccattgagaacttgtggtcaatccccaagaggcgggtggacaaacaaaaccccacaaattcggacaaactccaagcattgattatgcaagaatgggctgccatcaatcaggatgtggcccagaagttaattgacagcatgccagggcggattgcagaggtcttgaaaaagaagggtcaacactgcaaatattgactctttgcgtcaacttcatgtaattgtcaataaaagactgacacttatgaaatgcttgaaattattcttcagtattccatagttaacatctgacaaaaatatctaaagacactgaagcaacagactttgtgaaaattaatatttgtgtcactctcaaaacttttggccacgactgtacataaaaGTAATCCCTTTAAATAAATTTATGTTAATGAAACCTGTATGCCCTTAATGGGAATTTGTTTTGCACACGAGACATGGATACAAAATCCATAAAAAGCAACGGACATGTACTTAACAGTTGATGAAAATACAACATTCAAGTATAAATACTATTTTGCATCCTCATACTGATTTGTCTACATACAAGGCAACTTTAGACATCCAATTGCAAGATATTACACTTTTCAGGAGCAGGACCTAAAAGTATAAAAGGCTGTGCATTTTCTTGATCACCCATTTAGATATATATTGTATCTGTTCCAGTCCAGGCTATTCTACTGATAGAAAAACCAGACTCATCCCTTATTTAT harbors:
- the synpra gene encoding synaptoporin, translated to MESPNQLVSVGTFQVLKLPLGFIRVLEWLFAIFAFATCGGYSGQLRVSVDCQLDKASSNLSIGIDFAYPFRLHQVSFEAPLCDGRRRESLFLIGDYSSSAEFFVTIAVFAFLYSLMATIVYIFFQNKYHENNRGPLIDFIVTVVFAFMWLVSSSAWAQALSDVKVATDPDEVQELMSACKVMTNKCGSVQGPRWSGLNTSVVFGFLNFVLWAGNIWFVFKETGWHKGGPARYAGAPPEKQAATFSQQQPYNQGSFDQSGGYSGQGDREQASEYSPVGEPTSYSNQM